AATTAGGTCTGTCATCATCAGAAATTTCCaaatcatcatcttcctcatAATCTTCACCATCCCAGTCTTTATCCTGCTATCAATATAACACAAAATTAGTGTCCAATGTGCAGAAAGAGATAAAGTCAGGGTCATAATTAGGAAGTACAAGAACCACCAGTAACAGCATAGcgaaaaaattggagaaaacGGACTACATTTCTAGAAATCTACACACACACGCACACATATACAACCATAatgaggaagaaggaaaaaaaatccctTTCAGAGAATAGCAAGTTGTAGTGAGACCTCTAATGTAAATATTGTcaaggaaatgaagaaaaaagaaaccaagaaataAATTCCATCAAGAAGTATCAATGATGGGGTGAGCAACGGAATACtgattaataaagaaaagaaaaaggaaaacggTCAAGACATTGTTTACATAGCAGAAATCCTAAATAGAAAATTGATGGCGGCAGAATCACTTAGAGATtagcttaaattttttatttttacttcaaGATTACATGGCTTCATACTTAACACAACTCAACTCCATGAAGATGAGTTTGATTTATACATGAGCAgtttttttcacattttctttGCGGTGCCTCGTGTACATTATacatttattcaatttaataCAAACAACATAAAgagaaagtgaaagaaaagaagaaacataaatatatgCAAATGTGGTTaatggaaggaagaaaaaagtttttctttttttaccaCATCATGAAATTTAGCACACAAAAAGTTGTTGAACAATACATTAATGTATGCAAATACCTAACCTTTTTCACTGAACGGCCACTTCCGATGCCATAATCAGGTTTGAAGTCCACATCATCAGGGTCATCTTCTGCAAACACCACAGCAATAACATTTAGCTAATATGATGAAGTCAAATATTGATAGATAAGAGAGTAGACGAAGTGTAACCAAATGTCaaccaattaaaattaaagaagcaTGGTCAACAGTTCAAAAATAATCCTACAGGAAAAGATACCTTCTTCCTCGTCCTCTTCATAATCAGCGTCATCATTATGATTTTCGTCATCTCCataatcatcatcttcatcattcaCAACTCTGGAATTTCTTCGCATGTGATTGCTGCTGGCATTAACAGACTGCGACTGTGACCTATTCGACTTCACTGAGTTATGAAACCCTCGGTATGGCATGGAATCACTCTGCTCATCTCCATCATCCTGATCGTAATATTCATCTGATAGCATTCCATTTTCAGCGGGGACATCAGTATACCTTCTTTGACCTTTAACCTCTTTTGGTTGGCCATCATCATCAAATTCTGAACCTCCATCCTTTTCATTGGATATATGATAATCTGATCCTTCTCCAATTCTATTGTCAGACTCACTCTTAGACTCCTGTGCAGAATCAGAACCTCCAGGAATCATAGGTTGGCAGTCCTTCCAAAATGTTGAACCCCACCTTCTACCCCCTACCGCTCTTCCAGAATTTTGTAAGTTTGACACTCTCATAGTAATACAATCATCTGCAGCAGTCTCATTTTGCAACCTACTGGAATCATCTACTTGACCTCCATTGTGATAGGGTTCGTCTATGTTcatattaaattctttttctgAACTCATGTCTTCCTCGGCATTTCCTGCAGAGGTGTGAGTTCTATCGTCAACTAGTCCATGGCCTTTATCTTCCAAGACACCACGAGAAACTGGTTCATTTGAATGATTCCTAAAAAGGGCCATTCTTCTACATGGAATAAAACACCTCAACTTAGTGCTGGTGAAAAAGAAGCTTTGTATCCTGAAATAAGAACATGTTCAAACAAGATGGCAAGGATAAACATCATACTATCTCATCTCAATCAAATTGGAAAGTAATATACGAGAAAAATTAAGCTTTTCCATAGAAAAGGACAAgtattaaaaaacataaaaatatccCGTATCAGGAAGACAGAAAACTAGGGGTGGTGAATGAGAAATGCAACAATACAGAAAGCGGGAACAAGAATCTCAAGAAAATgtccaagaaagaaactaGTATAAGACAAGCTTGGTAGGCACCGTCCTGCACACTTTATTGTAGATTCCTTGTTAAAACTCTCAAAATACATTGGATGACTTGACTTACCTCATACATTCAACAAACCAGCTTGTAGTTTCTTTTGTTCACTAGCCTTTCGAGCAGAAAACAGTTATAGGTGAACCACATCaattatttcaaacaaaagaTGAACTAAGCAAATGTATAGAATTGAACCGCACAGGTTAGTACGAATCAGCTCCTATTTGAAGTTACTTCTTTTATGCAAAATCCAAGCTGAAGGTGCAGCATGCGACGAAGCCCGAGTGAGTGTACAGACGTGACTCGAGACTAAGCAATTCGTTCATCAATCAGAAAGAAAATTCCTTCATCGAATTCTAAGCACGAGGATATCGGTAGGGGagacaaattcaaataaagcAGAAAGCTAATGCTAAAGATATATTCCACACTGCAATATTCAGATCAACAAGCTAATGCCgaaaaacattttgaaagctAAAACCCCTCGAACCCCTCCCAGAAAAAACCCTAGCATTCAAACAAACTCCCAATCCACAATCAGAATCCTTAAGAAAAAGGCTTCGAAATTACGGCGGAATGAACGATCGGGAGGCAGAGGGAAATAGATGATTGAACACAGAAGTCCCTCACCTTCAGAAAGCAAGCACGACAGAGAATGAAGTTCAACTTATCAAGATGGAAATAACGCGCATGCTAAGAGTTATCCTATTCCTATCGTCGGCGCCAATTGTGAGTCGCGGGAACTGAATTGGCGGCAAAGCGAAAATCTGCTCGGGTTGCCGggtttggaagaaaaaaaacaaggaatTTCAAATGGTCGTCgagacggcggcggcggcggcggcggcggcaaaGATGCGCCAGGTGGCAACGTTAACAACAGATtcaggaggaagaagacgatgaagaGTGTGAATTTCTATTCCGTTTAACCTTCctctcgttttcttttttctttttattttattttatttttttctttcccttcctTTGTGGTTGATTTAACGAGGATTGTTCCCAAGAGAGATAGGTGTTTGTGAAAAGGGTTGAATTAGAAATTCGGAGATAATTGAGGAGGTGTCATGGGATGGCCTTCAGatgtctctctctttttttttttttttNGTTTAATagatatttcttcatttccattttcttgtcATTGTTTTCTTCGACAACCAATTATTTCCAAactaatagaaaaataaaattaaaaaattatctctaaatttgTATTGTTACGTCATATTTcccctaaattttttatttaatgtatttgaCTCATTTTGATTAGAAACGCATTGGAACAATTTTACGagctaattttaataatattaagtttaaatttcattaatacttgTCTAAACTCGTGTCGAAATAAACTTACATTAATCAACATAAACACCATCATTTGAGTCGAAATAAGAGGTTGTTGCCCAGGAAAGCATTTAAAAGGGAGAAATAAATGAACTAGGGGCATTTCGGGCCACCGCGCTTGGTCTTCCAATTGTTATAGCAAGGGCACATCTGCTTATTCCCATAGGTGCCGGGAGGAACGCACAAGCACTTCGCACAGCACTTTCTGCAGAATACCATACACGGCTTCTTGAACGACGTTGCCGAGCACCGCACCGTGCACCGCCCCCCGCATTCTGAAACGCCGCCGCAGAaggccaaaacaaaaaaaatgtagagaGCTTAAGATTATAGTTCCGACTGGACCATTGAAAGGGGAACAGAAAATACCTTCCGGACGGAGGCTGCCCTGGGTGCCGCCATACATCTTTGACGACGCTACTGCTGTTTCAATGCTAACGGCGGCCTGCGGGACAGGGAAAATTCGCCCATTATTTCTCGCCGCTTCATCGGCCGGTCCACTTTTTATCAACACATCTCGATTATTTAATTGTGAACCGCCAAAGTTACCGCCACGTCACCGCCACGtttattattacaattatttattttttatttaaacttacCTAAAagatgattttattttgtttaaaaagatttattaattaacattttgtttgaatattcaaaatgtttcattttttattgagaaattcattaagaattaaaaataaataaaaaaaggataaaattttgtatttacctGAATGTGTGTGGATGAAAGAAGCATGAGGGCAGAgcagaggaggaggaaggtGGAAAGGGTAGCCATGGGTTTAGTGCAATGCTTTGGCCTTTGAAgagggtttttctttttgtgttgtGCAAATGTTGAACAACCTGGTTCTATTTATACccgaatttttaaaaatctaatacTTTGGTTTTCGttttcgtttatttattttcaaagctGGAATCTCCACTATTATCCAAGTGGAATTCAcactataaaaatatattaaattctctatcaaaaaaaaaaacaaccatatGGCTTTCTTTATCAGCTGACAGCTAGATACGTTTACTCTTTATAATTCCACCGTCAGTGTTCGTGGCCTTTAAttttccttattattattgtttttttaaaatctttcatttcaatcttttttttttatatagttaaAGATTATAGATATAATTATTCTAccgttaaaataataatttgctGCTTATTATTAAACTATACTCTACTTGAATTAACTCACGGGATGTACCTTAAACGTCGATCATTATTACAGTTACAAACAttcaaatattgtctttttagcatattttaaaacgagttaataattttttttttgtgttagtGGCTAATCACACATGTCGAAATCATCGAATTTGAACATTTCTCacaataacataaataaatatcgaCTGTGATTCAGTTTTTTCACCACGTGCTCCAATTATaggttttatttcttttcgaAATTCAAGTCCCAACACTGCTTCCTATAGAATACAATGTTGGAAGTATAAAACAACTTTTcgaaactattaaaaaacgcAAACAAAAAGTGGTCGATGGTATCCTAAGGTtgatcaaacaaacaaattaaacaGAAACGAAACCACTTTTTAAAAGGTTTAACGACATGTGACGTGAAAACCAGTGGGAGAGGGAAAGAGGCAAGAGAGGCATGTGATTGGAGGGGAAATGGGGAAGTGAAAAGGGCATTGGCATGTTAAGAGCACATGCCCATCTTGATCGCACAAGTAGAAGAGGGATCCCACCACCACCCTAAAAAGTGCATTTCAGGCATAGCCAAAGTCTAAAACCCAATTTGCAGAACTTGAAAACAACTTCCCATATGGTTCCTTTGAACTTCCACATCCAAACACACTTGTCTCTGGGTTGGGCCCCCATCGCTTCCATTCTCATCTCTTTCTCTAccacattttcctttttcttaaaaaaaaaatgttatttattaaaaaataaaattactctcatgctttctttaataatccctttatttattttttactctctcatgtttcttttaaaaaaaaattaaattaatatttt
The Cucurbita pepo subsp. pepo cultivar mu-cu-16 chromosome LG16, ASM280686v2, whole genome shotgun sequence genome window above contains:
- the LOC111776783 gene encoding protein GAST1-like codes for the protein MATLSTFLLLCSALMLLSSTHIQAAVSIETAVASSKMYGGTQGSLRPEECGGRCTVRCSATSFKKPCMVFCRKCCAKCLCVPPGTYGNKQMCPCYNNWKTKRGGPKCP